The nucleotide sequence CCCCGGGTAGAGCGAACGTTTGAGAACTGGCTTAATGGCTATCAAGTGTTTATGGCTGTGGTGTCAAGTTGCTATCCTAAGAGGGGCGCGCACCTCGTGTCCTACCTGGCACACGTCAGGAGATGGCAGGAGATGAAGCTGCTTTGGCGTATGACGAAGACTTTCGGAGGAATGCCTCGCTGCTGTCTTCAACGCGCTGGGACCAAAAGGACAACAATTGCTGGTTTGACCATGTGGGGCCCAATATCGAGAAGAAAACCGCTCAACAGCCAAAAGCTGGTAAGGTGGAGACCCAACGCCGTAGACAGTGCTGGGACTTCAACAAAGGTACCTGTCAGCGTGTTACCTGTAAGTACCTGCACGAATGCGACAGGTGCTTAGGCAGCCACCCTGCAGTCAACTGCTTCAAAGGGAGACAGCAGCCCTTTCGGGGGGGCAGGGGTCACCTCTCTCGGGGAAACAGGGGTGGCTCCGCCGGACCTGCAGCCCCCGCCCAAGGGCCAGCTGGGGCTCGTTACTAACATCTCCCTAGGCCTCGCGTGCTCTCCAATAAAATTGGAGCCCTTGAGAGCACTCTTAAAGTTCTATCCAAATAGACAGGCAGCTCACCTTCTGGAGGAAGGGTTTTCTGAAGGCTTTAGAATTCCGGTTGCTTTTACACCCAATTCCAGTTGCCCCCCTAACCAGAAATCAGTCTTAGAAAGGCCCGACATCGCGCTTAAAAAGATACAAAAGGAGATTACAGCCGGCAGGGTGGCCGGTCCATTCGTAACCCCGCCTATCGAGGGGCTTCATATCTCCCCGCTTGGTATTGTCCCAAAGAAGGCCCCCGGTGAATTTAGAATGATACACAACCTGTCCTATCCCAAAGGAACCTCGGTTAATGACGCCATTCCCCAAGAGATGTGCACGGTGAAGTATTCTTCTTTCGATCAAGCTGTGCGGTTGGTGCGGAGCTTTGGCAGGGGCGCCTTTTTGGCAAAATGTGACATTGAGTCAGCATTTCGCCTACTCCCGGTTCATCCGGAAGACTACCGCTGGTTGGGTTTCAAATTCCAGGGAGCTTTCTTCATTGACAAAGCTATGCCCATGGGTTGTTCTATTGCCTGTGCTGCGTTCGAGACCTTCAGCACATTCCTGGAATGGGCCCTAAAGTTTAGAACTGGCGCTCTAGGGGTGGGTCATTATCTCgatgattttattttggtggcAAGTGACGCTGGGAAGTGTAGGTCCCTCCTCCTGGCCTTCGAGTCCTTAGCTAGGGAACTGGGGGTCCCCCTGGCAGGCGAGAAGACCGAGGGTCCGGTCACTACCATGACCTACCTGGGCATTGAACTTGACACCGTAGCCCAAACCTCGCGCTTACCGGCTGAAAAATTGGTTGCCTTAAGAGAGCTTATCGGCCAAATGCTGCCCCTAAAGAAGGTCACCTTGAGACAAATTCAATCCCTCCTGGGGCACCTCAACTTCGCCTGCCGTGTAATTTCCCCCGGTCGTCCTTTCTGCGGCCGCCTGGCAAAACTGTCCACGGGCTTACGGTCGCCCCATCATAGGGTACGCCTTTCCAAGGCAGTGAAGGCAGACCTCCTGGTTTGGTTGCAATTCCTGGATGGTTTCAACGGCATATCGCTTTGGCAGGATAGTTTGGCGCTGCAGTCTGATTTCCAAGTACATTCGGATGCGGCCGGGTCCTTAGGTTTTGGGGTCTACTTCAGGGGCCAGTGGTGTGCCCAGCCCTGGCCTCCCTCCTGGCAAGGTAAACCAATACTACGTGACTTGACATTCTTAGAATTCTTTCCCATCGTAGTTGCAATTCACTTATGGGAAGACCAGTTCAAAAACCATAGGGTCTGTTTCTGGACGGACAATCTAGCGGTCGTGTCAGTTTTGAATAAACAATCGTCACGCTCACCCAGAATAGCGTCCCTTTTACGGTACTTTGTCCTTTCCTGCCTGCGGTTGAACCTTCACGCTTCAGCCAAGTTCGTCCCTGGCATTGATAATAACATCGCGGATGCTCTATCTCGTTTCCAGATGGAACGCTTTCGCTCATTGGCGCCGGATGCGCAGCAGCAGCCGCAACCATTCCCGGAGCACCTCTGGAATATTGGCAGCGAGAAGCAATAAAGGGAGTATTGTCTGCGCTAGCGCCCTCTACCCTGAGATCGTATAATAAGGCATGGCTAGACTTCGCATCCTTCCGCATCAAAAAGGGTCGGTCCAAGCCAGGCAGGCCACCATCCAAGTCTGAGGTCATAGAGTATTTGGTCCACCTTAGAGATCTTGGCCGGGCCCCCAAAACCCTCAATATTCATTCAGCAGCTATATCCTTCTTTTGTAAAACTCTATTTTCTGTGGACCCCTGTGCGCATTTCGTGGTGCGTAAGATGCTTGAGGGCTGGCGCAGGTCCAGGCCTCATGGTCGGGACAGGAGAAGGCCAATAACTTTAGATATACTCACCCAAATCCGTAGGAAGCTGAGGGCCCTGTGTTGGTCAAGATATGAAGCAAGATTATTTTCGGCAGCGTTTTCTTTCGCATTTTTTGGCGCCCTACGCATAGGCGAAGTGGTCTGTGAGGACCGCGTAGCCTCTAAGGGGCTTTTGTTGGGCGACGTAACGGTGGCCAGTACGCATGTGATGTTAAAAATCCGTAGCTCAAAGACAGATCAGCTTGGTAAGGGAGCCTTGGTTCGCCTTCAGGCGTCTCAAACAGCGGGCCCGTGCCCTGTAAAGGATGCTAGAAAATACCTGTACGTAAGACCGAAATCTAGTGGCCCCTTTTTCATACATTCTGACGGTTCCTCCCTCTCTAAACAACAGTTCACGAGGGTCATGCGCAAAGCAATCGCTGCTATCGGGCTCCCCCAAGAGGAGTATGCCGCGCACTCATTTCACATTGGGGCGGCGACCACCGCCGCCCATATGGGCTTACCGGCTGAAAGAATTATGGACATGGGGCGTTGGAAATCCAACGCATACCAGGGTTATATACGGAAGCCCGAGGCGTATAAACaggccctaaacagggctgccttcagatatcttttaaagagaagaaaactgcttatttccttgacatctgatgggagggcgttccacagggcgggcgccactactgagaaggccctctgtctggttccctgtagcctcacttctcgcaatgagggaaccgccagaaggccctcggtgctggatctcagtgtcaaggctgaacgatgggggtggagatatactgggcaggtatactgggcagaggccgtttagggctttaaaggtcagcaccaacactttgaattgtgctcggaaacgtactgggagccagtgtagatctttcaggaccggtgttatgtggtcccggtggctactcccagtcaccagtctagctgccgcattctggattaattgcagtttccgggtcaccttcaaaggagcgcattgcagtagtccaagcgggagataactagagcatgcaccactctggcgagacagtccgcaggcagatagggtctcagcctgcgtaccagatggagctggtagacagccgccctggacacagaattaacctgcgcctccatggacaggtaTATTTAAAATCACCAGCCTTGACCACAGGAGAGGCCAGGACTCAAATTAGTTTCCCCACTGTGTTGAAGTACAAATAACTTCCCACCATATTGTCCTTAGTTTTGGGCCCCTCCTCCCTCGATCACAGTACCCCCTCTCTCTGTTCATACATGCAAGGTCTCCTCTCCTGTGCGGAGGGCAGCGCCAAGTCTTGCCAGGTCGGCGTCTTTGTCCTTCAGTGCCTCTTGAAGGTGCCTCACCTCACGGTGCACAGACTCCAATGCCAGGAAGTGACCGGACAAGGTCTTCTGTCAGGGCAAAGAGAAGGAGACAAAATGAAGAGATACCAGGAGCTGCCTTACTCCGAATCGAACCAATGCCTTACATATGGGATGGGAAGAAGGCAGATCAGGATCGattccccgtctgtggaatgctctccccagggaagttcgcccggtgccttcattacacaccttcaagcgccaggcaaaaacgttcctttttaaccaggccttcggttgatctgtttgacatcctatatacagtggtaccccaggttaagtacttaattcgttccggaggtctgtacttaacctgaaactgttcttaacctgaagcaccactttagctaatggggcctcctgctgccgctgtgccgccggagcacgatttctgttctcatcctgaagcaaagttcttaacctgaagcactatttctgggttagcggagtctgtaacctgaagcatatgtaacctgaggtaccactgtacagtcatacctcacgcTGTGTCCTCTTCAggttatgttttttcaggttgtagactgccgaaacccggaaataccggaacaggttacttccgggtttcggcagtcgcacatgcacagaagcactaaatcatgctttgcgcatgtgcagaagtgccgaattgcaacccacgcatgcgcaggcgcgggttgcaaatgctgcaagttgcgaacatgcatcctgcatggatcatgttcgcaaccgaagtgtccactgtatacccttttaaaatgtagctcttttctgggggggggggtgttatttttattctgaatatatatgttgtgatcttttctatgAACCacccagagacctccaggtataaaggtaaagatacccctgactattaggtccagtcatggacaactctggggttgcgcgctcatctcactctatcgGCCGAAGGATCCGGCGTTTGTCCAccgacaacttccgggtcatgtggccagcatgactaagccgcttctggcgaaccagagcagcgcatggaaacaccgtttaccttcccgccggagtggtacctatttatctacttgcactttgatgtgctttcgaactgctaggttggcaggagcagggactgagcaacgggagctcaccccatcgcggggattcgaacagccgaccttctgatcggcaaatcttaggctctgtggtttaacccacagcgccacccgcttcctccgggtatagggtggtatataaactcaattaacaacaacaacaactattggtAGATCCCCAGAGGACtggcagtagatcagcaaggagTTTTGATTCCCAAG is from Podarcis muralis chromosome 2, rPodMur119.hap1.1, whole genome shotgun sequence and encodes:
- the LOC144327059 gene encoding uncharacterized protein LOC144327059 produces the protein MESNSNPQQSQRGNALMPTGPCNPQALAQLFSALQSFYAQCRAPITPSLNIVEVPQDCIPDTPPSQQGQDGPSTSAANVVEQAPNRPRTRLQAARTQKSKSGPLKGKAPAKKPRSSAQKARPAVASTSAPRLEVIDVPSVFQDNPRQPSTSEESSSEEELPPQQVAAASDPAPDAPRGRKRKAKKKHRSKKSKKRDTSDSEEETGTSSSDGDSDAPMETYWGEGEDIGAPQWVHERGANSHRKTFNGTLDWKDGALVPDVKVSTNAATDFILGNHLSKRKRNKILNGNYIDMFSLLPPAQVKGKGEKIKYYGKRRYRVPREMAGDEAALAYDEDFRRNASLLSSTRWDQKDNNCWFDHVGPNIEKKTAQQPKAATLQSTASKGDSSPFGGAGVTSLGETGVAPPDLQPPPKGQLGLVTNISLGLACSPIKLEPLRALLKFYPNRQAAHLLEEGFSEGFRIPVAFTPNSSCPPNQKSVLERPDIALKKIQKEITAGRVAGPFVTPPIEGLHISPLGIVPKKAPGEFRMIHNLSYPKGTSVNDAIPQEMCTVKYSSFDQAVRLVRSFGRGAFLAKCDIESAFRLLPVHPEDYRWLGFKFQGAFFIDKAMPMGCSIACAAFETFSTFLEWALKFRTGALGVGHYLDDFILVASDAGKCRSLLLAFESLARELGVPLAGEKTEGPVTTMTYLGIELDTVAQTSRLPAEKLVALRELIGQMLPLKKVTLRQIQSLLGHLNFACRVISPGRPFCGRLAKLSTGLRSPHHRVRLSKAVKADLLVWLQFLDGFNGISLWQDSLALQSDFQVHSDAAGSLGFGVYFRGQWCAQPWPPSWQAKFVPGIDNNIADALSRFQMERFRSLAPDAQQQPQPFPEHLWNIGSEKQ